The DNA window aaaaaatccaaaattctTCTGTTCTATTAGTTCTAGTAGCATGCACCAACGATTATAATGGATCAGACTAGGGATAGACTGTATTTATGATTGGGATAAAATATTagggtggtgttcttttctcctaaagatgaaaattaagttttttacgtaaaacgaggtggtattaatgtatgattgattgagttttaattattacaaacttgaaaaatatattgatatgatattttagagcaattttcatatagaaagttttcgcacgaaatacaccgttttagcaatttgaaatgcgtgtcacgaaaatcttaatcttcaacCAACtcttattggagaaaagaacgggacctaGATCCAGTGGTTACGTAAGCTACACGTGCGAGCGCGCTGTGAGAGGAGGGAATGGAAGGAGAACGACTTTGTTTTTATTAAGATGGTAGGGATATTTGCATCATGCACAATTGTACATGCTAttactgatgagtcatctcttTGGTTATAAAGTATAAACGTGAAGCTCTCAAAGGAAGTGATGAAAAGTGTTCGCATCCTCTGATTTTCAGTAACCTGAATTCCTGATGAAATGCTGCACAATTTCACCTACACGAATTTGGCCTCCATATGTAATCAGGCATCGGCGTTGCTTGTCTTCTTCCACGACCGTACTGTGCACATGAGCGCATCTGTCACCGATCCGCGATGTCGGGAAGAGATCACAACATTGATTTTTCTTGCGCAATCAATGTGTAGTATTTATTTGTTCACCAATTCAGGTTGCCGTTCCTCGATCAGATAGTACGCATGTTCTCCAGAGAATGTCTGTTCCCTTACACAAATAATCAAGAGAAGGATTCTTTTGATGTGTTTTACCACACAATGGATCTTCAGACGGTCATGAAAATAAGAGGATATCGTCGCGGAAGACTGACGAAGTGATGATGATCAGTAATTCGGTATCTTTGGTCCTGGCCTCCTTGGGGACCGTCTGCAATTGTTCATGGCCTCTGCAATTCGAAGTTCATAATCTGGTTCGGCACAACAGGACAGTTCATGCATACGGATCTTGCATTGCCACATGAGAGCCCATGTTTCACTGAATCATGGTCATGATGATGTCTGGATGATGATAGTGTCAACTGCTGAATCGATCAATTGACCATGGTTACCCAGTAGAGAGGTTTCCCTTACAACCTATAATACAGTTCATGATCAAGAAGGCTAATAGAATCCAGAATCGTATTAGTTATGCTTTAGCTTATAGAGCCCGGTGTGAGTCTTTAATAGACTTTTGTACATATTCCTCAATCTTTTAATAGACTTTTATACATATTCCTCAATCTTAAGTAAATTTGGTTGGCCTATCTTAGCCagcccagcaaaaaaaaaaaaaatctttaacaGACTTTTGGACGGATGAAAGTTGTAACTTCATCTCTCACCTTGTGTGCGAGGACTCTTTAGctgagtaatatatttttttaaaaaaatacagttGATGATTGATACACAAGCATGTTAGTATGTTACTATGTTGTTATTGCGCTGCCGGGACCAACTGTTCGTTCGGATCATTTGCCTTTTGGACTGTTTCACCAATGATTGACAGATCATGAACGAATTCAGATAggaaaaaatggaggaaaaacatGAGGAAAAGGGAATACCTGTTCTGAAATTCTGGATCTGTTGTGCGGCAGCTAGGGCCCTGTAAGATATCCCCTCGGCACCAAGATCACCTTTCAGTCATTCACCAATGAAGGGATGCTTTGAAGGTTTTGTCCCATAATTCTTGCTTGTGGAGATCTGTACTTTTTGTTGATTGCGATGGATTGCATCCATGTCCTTCTTGTTCCTTAATGGTAGATTCTTATTAGCTAATTTTCGGTGTTTGTTGAGACTCATGCAACAAGGTTGTTACAATCGAGATCTTGAATCGGAACCGGATGTCTCTAAGTAGGAGGTGTTTGTTGAAGACTCATGCAACAAGGTTGTTACAATCGAGATCTTGAATCGGAACCGGAGGTCTCTAAGTAGGATCGCAATTGTAAAATCGTAATTGTAGATTCTACTACTAAAGAGTTAGGCCTCTTAATTAAGATCACCTTACATGCAACTGGTGCAATGAAGAAAtttcgaagaaaaagaaaaactgaacaTACCTTAGGTTTGCTTCTCTTCGATGGCAATAACCACATCATTAAAAGATTTTCTTCTTCTGAAATACTGCATGAATGTGAAAAGGAGGAATTTTAATAGATATGTCTAACATCATGTGTTGTGCTGCATTCTCACACAAGTTAAGGCATGTGGTGAATTTTCAAATGTTTTTCCACAGGCCTATTCTAAGTTTCTTACCTTACCAGGGAGAGGAATAACCAATTAGCTATGCCTTCTAGTTTTGTCTCATGCTATCTGGCTCCATTTGTTCCAGTAAGTTCAGAGGACCGTACAGTTTCACCACCAATCCTAGATATCCTTGACAAGTCAGCCTTTGCAGGTACAGCCATGGTAAAACGGTGTCACATCCCAAAGAACTCGGTCAATTGGAGCCCAAGCTTTGCTCCTTGATTCAATTTGGTGACAAATGAAACTGGCCAAAGGTTGAGCATCTCAAAGAACCCCCACAGATGGCAGCCTGGAATGGCTTGCATGGCTGCATCTGGAATTCTGGACAGAGAGACCTGTACCCTGAGCAGTGACTTCTTCAGGCATTGCTTCGGTGGCATGCGCCACCATTTTGAGCTAACTCCCTTGCCCAGCATCCCAGCTCACATTGAAATGCATATATTCATTACATCAAAATTGTAATGTAGCTGTTCACTGGGCCAGAGTGttgcctgcaggctgcagctataATGCATGGGTACTTCTATTTGCTTCAAAGGATTATTTAAATAATGTTTCTCCAACAATAGTCAGTGACATTTGAGATTAAATGCAGGCATGGTATAAGTGTAGACATGGTACATAGGTATGCTAAGTGAATGCTGCTGAATACATGCATAACATAGACACCTAAATGGAACATGGAAGGGCTTTAACAGCAGTGATACATCTAgttgaaaaaaacatatatagttgtTTACCCAATTTCACTAAGTCTTCAAACAGCTGGATGGTAGTAATAACCAAGCCATCATATTTCACAAGACAAGCATTCAGTGCTCATAACCGAGGAATAGGTGAAAAGAAAGGACAAAATACAAGAAAAGACTATACATCCAAACCCCAGCTTAACATCTATTTTTACTAACCTTAATCATCCCCAACATTTGTACATTTTTCTCAATTCTAACATTCCACGAAACAAACTCCAAGTCAAAACATTTAAAAAGCACTTCTTCAGCAGCAGCTCTTCTAAGTTCCAACACCCAGCTTGCTAAACCGCTATGACATCGATATTTGAGGTATCTTCACATCTCAGGACTAATCCATAAAGGTCCCTTGGGAGGACACACTTGGCCCACTGGCAACCAGTAGAGATGGGCTCTGGTGGAGGAACAATCATCAACACGTTGTCATTCTTTTGAACAACCCCCATCACACTCACGGTGCTGCCTTCCTTAATGTATCTGCAGGTGATGAAGTAAATGTAGTGATTCACTAAGATATTTTACCAGGTCATTGAAGATCACAATTTTAGCTTGTGCATTCTAGGTGCAAACCAActaaataagaaaataatacCCTTCTTTTAGGCGCATTATCCGATCATCACTTGAGAGATTCCTTTCCCGCAGCCATCTTCGAAATTCAGGGGACATGTCTTTGTTATCAGGATCAATGTCAATAACGACAGATTCATCCACGAATGGGGTCACTCGAGCACCATATCCTGCTTTCACCAATGCCCGGAGCCCAGATTGAAAATCTGAGATGTAGAAATCCACTGCGTGTTGCTGTCATGATTGCATTGGGATTGTCAGAGGTTAAGGTACATAGAGATCAGAGAAACAAATTCTCAAAGTTCAATATTCTTCAATAAAGCCTGTATACCATGATGTAATTGACTGCATCAATTTATTCTCAATGCCCACTTAGTAATGGGTATCTATCATTCATGAAAAAGAACTCACCTCCATTGACCGTAATCCCCAGGTAAACCGGTGATGCTGGGTGTTGGCAGCTTTTGAGTCCCAACCCCTATATTCATGTAAGGTAGTTGAAGTGTACACACATCTTGGAACCCTTTGATACGAGGACTCGAGAGGGAAATTTCCACAAGTAACAACCTGTGAAGTTAGACATGATAACTTAAGTAATTGTTTGGCATATTATCTCAGAAAAAAAGATCATGCACTGAATCTATGTACCAACATCTGTACATCTATAATCTcccctctcaaaaaaaaatacatatgtaaTCTTCTAAACTGGAAGAAGCTCATCTGAAAATAAAGCAGGAGTATTGACTGATAGGATGATATGATAAATCAACAGCATTTTACATACCCCTGTAACCTTGATATACTGTCCATCTTTAGCAGTTCTTAGATCAGCATCAGAATAGCGATCCACAAACCCAATCACACCTCTCCTTGCCCAGCAAGCATTCCAAATGAAAAGTGCAGCAACAAAACCAAACAGCACCAGAACAACTATCAGAAGAATTGCATTGTGAACAGCACTAAGAATCAAGATGCCTGCTATGAGCCCCAACACAAAGAGCACACCCACTGCCCCGAGTATTAGCTTCGAAAGGCTTCCTGTGATTGAGTAACTGTCTTCTGTGGTGATTTTAGTAACAGCCTGGTTATGAGAAAAGGATGTGGCCCGCGTCTTCTTGGATGCAGCAGAATCAAGAGGTCCAGATACTTTCCTTTGAGCACCAGACGAATTCAGTGGCCCCGATGTGATAGGCCCAGATGTGATAAGTCCAGTTGTGGGAAGCATAGGAGGGAGAGGGCCAGAATTCTGCCGCGCCATTGGGGTCACTCCTCCAGACTGAGGACCTGATGATCTCTTTACTGGTTCTCCATGCTTATTGAGAGGTCCGGAGCTAGATTTTGCTCTTGCTGATCCACTAGCACCAGGAACTGAAGATGATAGAGAACCAGAGTAGTTGGACCGATCCCCGGCATTAGGGACAGGTCCAGAGTTTGATGCAGCACCTCCAAATGACGCATTCCTAGAAGGTGCATTGCTCAGTGGACCAGATTTTCTTGACTTGACAGCGTGGAGCTCAAACATCTTCCCAAGCTCTCCAGATTTTTTTATATCACCACCAGTGTATGGCATGGCAGTGGAACAAATGGTTGGGGCCTTCTCCTTCGGTTGCTCAGGTCGGCCAGACACATACAGGCCATTGCTAAGCTGATGCGATGGAAACCTCGAACCCATGTTTTTGAAACAACAGAATAAGCTATATCTTAGTGTTCAACCACCACTATAGTACAACCAAGCGAGATTATATTTGGGTCTTGATGTGCACAGCTATCCTTCTCATAGAACAACCTATATCTTGCATCAGCACCTGACCTGACAAAGACATCAAATAGAAAAGCGAATGAACATTATATGCATATCGGTATATTATGTGTGCCTCTTGGAACAAATAGTATGctaatagaaacaaagaaaaacaattgTAAGAATCACACATACTGATTATGAAATATCAAGGAGATTTTAGATGAACAGCCCTTCCACACATCACAGAGGGCTAattacagtaaaaaaaaaagaaaaggtaaactAAGGGGCTTCTttggtttggatttttttttaaaaaaaattatagatcttTATTTTCATTCTTAGTACATCATGTATCTCTTTTTATGCTTTGCATTGTGGCACAGCGGCATCCTAACAGCTACTGGTAGTAATTAGCAGCTGACTGATCCTTCACTATTTCCATTTCTGTAACAGGTTAAACATTACCAAAAACAAAGACGGGTGGCGTGGGGAAGGGAGAACTCCTAAGCAGAGACACGATGCAGGTTTGAGTTACCAAAACCTCACAATGCCCCTTGCTCGCAACGAAAAATGCATGACGCGGAAAATCTTCCGGCCTTGGTAGGCCTATCACATCTTCCATCATCACTTCAGTAGCATAAAACAACTTGATATGAAATGCCtttgttgaaacatttttttcccacTCCCCCAAAATTTCAGGCTACAGGCAAACCCCCTAAAACAAGCAGAGATTTCATGGAGACGCGCCTCCCCTGAAACAACTGACTACGCCAAGAAATCTACATAAAAAATTTCTGAATAATTTTGAGACACGACAACATCACTGGAAACagcatttcttaaaaaaaaaaaacgaaaccgTGTCAAACCCCCAACCCCTTACGAGTTACAGCGACAGATGCCCCCCCAAATCCCACCGGAATCTCGCTCCACCGACACAACGAAGCCCAAGCGCAGACACTCCCACGCCCCAGCCGGCCAGTCTCCACCACCAGGGAGGAGAGGGCTGCGAGAGAGAAAAGGAATGGCATGGATACCTTCACCACCGAGTCGAGCCCGAGACACGGAGGAGGGATGGCGGTGGAATGAGGccagcaaccgccgccgccgccgcccccgcgcgaGGAGAGGGCTAGCCGCCGGCTGAGGAGAGGCACGCCCACGCGCCGtgcggctcgccgtcgccggccgcgtcgcgcgcgtggaggcgaggcgaggtaggggaggggaggggagaggagaggaggaggcgaggtggtcgtgcgtgcgtgcgctggagacagagaggaagaaggggaggggggagggggggggggggttgtagAGGAGGCAGGTGAGTGAGAGGGGGGAATTTAAGTATACTTACACACTGATGATTTCGCGAATGGTTTTTTTAGGGGGAGTAGTATTTGTTATACCCGTTCGAGTTCATAATTTGTGTATGTGTGTAGGTATGTAGCAGTATTTTggttcatattttttatgaaaaaaatatctgtACACGGATGCTGATGAAATGACCGGATTGCCCCTCGTTTCCCCTGTGTTTTTCTATGCACCTTCTATGTGCTTTCTTACtgctctctccgtcccataaaaaactaatataGTATTGGATATGACATAATGTATTACTACGAATTTGAACATACCTCtattcaaattcattgtactagaatatgccACATCTACTACTAACTTCGTTTTTTTTGGGCTAGGAGGGGTATGTGAGGatttaggccccctttgattcaaaggaaatacatagaaattttaaaggattccattcctataggaatttttcctatatggcactttgaatcaaaggaatgaatcctacgaaattctatgaaatttctatgaaATGCCTAAAgacatgcaagttttggaggaaatttagcatgaGGTTCTATCTCATGGAAACTTTCTTATGAATCTTCATTTCTCctctaattcctgtgttttcctgcggtccaatcaaacggtcattcctgtgttttaaCTGTGTTTTTGCAATCCTTTATTTTACACTTGCACTcgtatcaaaatcctacgttttttctattcctacattttttcaatcctgtgattcaaagggccctTATCATATCCAGTGTTACGGAAGAGCACCCGATGAGGGTTACGACAGATTGGTTTAGGTTTTCTCGATTAAgatgtaaattttttaaactgtgaaatattatgtttttaaaatagaacttttttaaatatcaaataaatctatcttttaaatttataataattataactcaattaattatacacGGTTGGTTTTCTCGTTTTGCATGCTCTGACTTCATTTTTAATCTATCTCACATAGCACCATAGAGAATGAGAAGCGAGTGCAGTGATCAACACTATGTCAAAGCATGGGTGGAACCTTGACATAGCACGATGTAAAGATACGCAACATGGGACAGTATTTGGAAGGAAGGCAACATTTTGGTCATTCGTTTTCTTGATTCCTTATTTTAGTATAGAgttaagtaaatttcataaaattatatttattttatcaaaatatctATTTGCAAATTGCCCAGATATTTTAAGAAGGTAGTGGAATAATGACGAGACGAACAAGGAATGTTAACATGATTGTGGGAGGAGACCACTAGATACATTAATACTTGTCACCGTATTATCTCCGTCTCTTCTCATTATCCCTCAAGGAAGAAATGGTTGGATAATGCAAAAGTATCAAA is part of the Oryza glaberrima chromosome 4, OglaRS2, whole genome shotgun sequence genome and encodes:
- the LOC127771576 gene encoding uncharacterized membrane protein At1g16860-like, which produces MGSRFPSHQLSNGLYVSGRPEQPKEKAPTICSTAMPYTGGDIKKSGELGKMFELHAVKSRKSGPLSNAPSRNASFGGAASNSGPVPNAGDRSNYSGSLSSSVPGASGSARAKSSSGPLNKHGEPVKRSSGPQSGGVTPMARQNSGPLPPMLPTTGLITSGPITSGPLNSSGAQRKVSGPLDSAASKKTRATSFSHNQAVTKITTEDSYSITGSLSKLILGAVGVLFVLGLIAGILILSAVHNAILLIVVLVLFGFVAALFIWNACWARRGVIGFVDRYSDADLRTAKDGQYIKVTGVVTCGNFPLESSYQRVPRCVYTSTTLHEYRGWDSKAANTQHHRFTWGLRSMEQHAVDFYISDFQSGLRALVKAGYGARVTPFVDESVVIDIDPDNKDMSPEFRRWLRERNLSSDDRIMRLKEGYIKEGSTVSVMGVVQKNDNVLMIVPPPEPISTGCQWAKCVLPRDLYGLVLRCEDTSNIDVIAV